The Anomaloglossus baeobatrachus isolate aAnoBae1 chromosome 10, aAnoBae1.hap1, whole genome shotgun sequence genome has a segment encoding these proteins:
- the DNAJA2 gene encoding dnaJ homolog subfamily A member 2: protein MSNVADTKLYDLLGVQPGASENELKKAYRKLAKEYHPDKNPNAGDKFKEISFAYEVLSNPEKRELYDRYGEQGLREGSGGGGMDDIFSHIFGGGLFGFMGGQNRSRNGRRRGEDMMHPLKVSLEDLYNGKTTKLQLSKNVLCSSCNGQGGKTGAVQKCTACRGRGVRIMIRQLAPGMVQQMQSVCSDCNGEGEVINEKDRCKKCEGKKVIKEVKILEVHVDKGMKHGQRITFTGEADQAPGVEPGDIVLVLQEKEHESFQRDGNDLHMTHKIGLVEALCGFQFTFKHLDARQIVVKYPPGKVIEPGSVRVVRGEGMPQYRNPFEKGDLFIKFEVQFPENNWINPEKLTELEDLLPARPETTNITGETEEVDLQEFDSTRGSAGGQRREAYNDSSDDETGHPGPGVQCAHQ from the exons ATGTCTAACGTCGCAGACACCAAACTGTACGACCTGCTGGGAGTGCAGCCCGGCGCCAGCGAGAACGAGCTGAAGAAG GCGTACCGCAAGCTGGCCAAGGAATATCACCCAGACAAGAACCCGAATGCCGGAGACAAG TTCAAGGAGATCAGCTTTGCCTATGAAGTTCTGTCTAATCCAGAGAAGCGAGAGCTGTACGACCGCTATGGGGAGCAGGGTCTGCGGGAAGGGAGCGGGGGCGGCGGCATGGATGACATCTTCTCCCACATTTTCGGAGGTGGTCTCTTCGGGTTCATGGGTGGACAGAATCGAAGTCGCAATGGAAGAcggagaggagaggacatgatgcacCCTCTAAA GGTATCATTAGAAGACTTATACAATGGGAAGACCACCAAACTTCAACTCAGCAAGAACGTGCTGTGCAGCTCCTGTAACGG ACAAGGCGGTAAGACCGGAGCGGTTCAGAAATGTACAGCCTGCAGAGGCCGAGGCGTGCGCATCATGATCAGACAGCTGGCCCCCGGCATGGTACAGCAGATGCAGTCCGTCTGTTCCGACTGTAACGgggaag ggGAAGTAATTAATGAAAAAGACCGCTGTAAAAAATGTGAAGGCAAAAAAGTTATCAAAGAAGTGAAAATTCTGGAAGTTCACGTGGATAAAGGCATGAAGCACGGGCAGAGGATCACATTCACCGGAGAAGCCGATCAGGCCCCTGGCGTCGAGCCGGGCGACATTGTCCTGGTCCTGCAAGAGAAAGAGCACGAG TCTTTTCAGAGAGACGGCAACGACCTGCACATGACGCACAAGATCGGCCTCGTCGAGGCTTTGTGCGGATTCCAGTTCACATTCAAGCACCTGGATGCTCGTCAGATCGTCGTCAAATATCCTCCGGGAAAAGTCATCGAGCCAG GGTCAGTTCGTGTCGTGCGGGGGGAAGGCATGCCACAGTACCGCAATCCTTTTGAAAAAGGCGACCTCTTCATCAAGTTCGAAGTCCAATTTCCAGAAAACAATTGGATTAACCCAGAAAAACTCACG gaaCTTGAAGATCTGCTTCCAGCCAGACCAGAAACTACAAACATCACCGGGGAGACAGAGGAGGTGGACCTCCAAGAAttcgacagcacccgcggctccgcTGGAGGACAGAGGCGCGAGGCGTACAACGACAGCTCCGACGACGAGACCGGCCACCCCGGCCCCGGCGTCCAGTGTGCGCACCAGTAA